From a region of the Vairimorpha necatrix chromosome 4, complete sequence genome:
- a CDS encoding putative SP-containing membrane protein, translating into MFLIVIVLISKIVANKEAILVPIENESDFTIYLGLTHDLETKYYVSNIIESNQKDTSGICRVTNLENLSNGLFIKTNLIFRKLDHTEIKSIYEAFKNDDDGKKEFFMYKFFLKANLELDYTKNYYISIELLTNKEDNIKKLRTKTLTLNDIKNPLRIKFIDKNHFTNENKMLKLNLNDKFPETKDLDKTKEIVGIEGMYKKDNTENKNSYNPKKLNNFDALNNLSDSWDLEDFHSTQDYSNIEDSNNLRDSWDSKDFCSPIDSSENDDFYSIKDSSENDDYDSSQQSDKYQEKKGGNDDDNKINDPTYTEAIIVIGISTCIIYWIVKKLSS; encoded by the coding sequence atgtttttaatagttATCGTTTTAATATCCAAAATAGTAGCTAATAAAGAGGCCATATTAGTGCCAATTGAAAATGAATCtgattttacaatttatcTGGGACTTACACATGATCTAGAAACTAAATACTATGTGTCCAATATAATAGAAAGCAATCAAAAGGATACTTCGGGAATTTGTAGGGTCACCAACCTAGAAAATTTGAGTAATGGtctctttataaaaactaatCTTATCTTTCGCAAATTAGATCATacagaaataaaatctatatatgaagcttttaaaaatgacgATGatggaaaaaaagaattttttatgtataaattttttttaaaagcgAATTTAGAATTAGATTAcactaaaaattattatatttcaatAGAATTATTGACAAACAAAGaagataatataaaaaagttgcGCACTAAAACATTAACATTAAacgatataaaaaatcccTTAAGAATTAAGtttatagataaaaatcatttcaCAAACGAAAACAAAATGCTTAAATTAAAtcttaatgataaatttccAGAAACTAAAGATTTGGacaaaacaaaagaaaTCGTTGGAATAGAAGGCATGTATAAGAAAGATAATActgaaaacaaaaattcatataacccgaaaaaattgaataattttgatgctttaaataatttaagtGATTCCTGGGATCTTGAAGATTTCCATTCAACACAGGATTATAGCAATATTGAAGATTCCAATAATTTAAGAGATTCCTGGGATTCTAAAGATTTTTGTTCTCCAATAGATTCGAGCGAAAatgatgatttttattcaataaaAGATTCTAGCGAAAATGATGATTATGATTCTTCGCAGCAATCAGATAAGtatcaagaaaaaaagggAGGAAATGATgatgataataaaattaatgatCCAACATACACAGAAGCGATCATTGTTATTGGCATTTCAACGTGCATTATATATTGGATAGTCAAAAAACTTTCGAGCtaa